A DNA window from Pseudoalteromonas spongiae UST010723-006 contains the following coding sequences:
- a CDS encoding ComF family protein: MNYCYRLFDWALPNLCVCCHQPVRAPAKICRICLSDIARLNFKSSANLLHRPDINKLIPNPTFDSLFAVCWYQHPVSAWLKGLKFNKQLTYKAALHQLIKAQVKDAQAEQNWQIPDVLMPVPLHWQRRVVRGFNQSEEIWQRTSIAVDTQSITRVKRTKPQSELNKRARKTNIKEAFSCNLIHQYQHVAIADDIITTGYTVNEIAKLLKSAGVKQVSVWVFAISDPTKPS, from the coding sequence ATGAATTACTGTTACCGACTTTTCGATTGGGCACTACCAAATTTATGTGTGTGTTGCCATCAACCGGTTCGAGCTCCGGCAAAAATTTGCCGCATATGTCTGTCTGATATTGCACGGTTAAATTTTAAAAGCTCAGCAAACCTACTTCACCGCCCAGATATCAACAAACTAATACCCAACCCTACATTTGACTCACTCTTTGCAGTCTGTTGGTATCAACATCCGGTTTCAGCTTGGCTAAAAGGCCTTAAATTTAATAAACAACTGACGTACAAAGCGGCATTACATCAGTTAATTAAAGCGCAAGTAAAAGATGCGCAAGCAGAACAAAATTGGCAAATACCTGATGTATTAATGCCAGTTCCATTGCATTGGCAGCGGCGCGTTGTTCGTGGTTTCAATCAAAGTGAGGAAATTTGGCAACGTACCAGTATTGCAGTTGATACCCAATCCATTACCCGCGTCAAACGCACTAAGCCGCAAAGCGAACTAAATAAACGCGCTCGCAAAACCAATATAAAAGAGGCATTTAGCTGTAACCTCATACACCAATATCAACATGTGGCAATTGCTGATGACATCATAACGACAGGTTATACGGTTAATGAAATTGCAAAATTGTTAAAAAGCGCTGGGGTGAAACAGGTGTCAGTTTGGGTGTTTGCGATTAGCGATCCAACTAAACCTAGTTAA
- a CDS encoding M14 metallopeptidase family protein, producing MKKLSFFLITACLALFSCISSAKNLNFYFDDNIRFDPSIPTPESVLGYQVGDWHVRHDQLVSYMKLLAEKSERINIEVIGYSHEQRPLLLLTIANPARLNNIETVRKQHLAQSIEGTEINADAPVITWMGYSVHGNEASGSNAALLVAYYLAAAQGEKINRLLDETVILLDPALNPDGLARFAQWVNSHKGKNLVADENHREHNEAWPSGRTNHYFTDLNRDWLLLQHPESQARIAKYHQWMPHVLTDFHEMGPHSTYFFQPGIPSRKFPLTPEQNVELTKEIATFHAAALDQQGELYFTEESFDDFYIGKGSTYPDIHGTIGILFEQGSARGHKHETINGVREFYDAVKNQLTTSLSTFDAVVSGKQGLLSYQQKFYQDTAKLAKKDKVKGYVVAAGNDKSRYELFLSLLQQHQIKAYPLSKDISVNKQDFSANSSVYIPLNQPQYRLIKGAFLEQTSFNDNTFYDVSGWNLAHSFNLEFSAVTSTRGIKYQDSWQPANQTENQSLASSYAFAFEWNDYLAPKLLSQLQQNGVIARAAMKPFTASTANGEQRFAAGAIIIAKGLQQDADWFDKVQQLASNSPVKVHQISSGLTAQGVDIGSRNIVPLKTPKVLLLGGKGTSQYEVGEVWYYLDRYLDIAATLVDLDRLERIDLASYTHVILTNGSFSTVNAKMVEKLKYWVQHGGVIWGHKSGAKFLADKGILKAEYLSSNDMAKAFPTDNLSYADKDSYHGDKRIAGAIFNANIDLSHPLSFSFERNTLPVFKNSTFVLKPSEKPFVNVATYTKTPLLAGFSHELNNQQIAGAGVLMAHNYGKGKVIAMSDNPVFRSYWYGTSRLLSNAIFFGHAIDAK from the coding sequence ATGAAAAAGCTGTCCTTTTTTTTAATAACAGCCTGTTTGGCACTGTTTAGCTGTATCAGTTCAGCAAAGAACTTAAACTTTTATTTTGACGATAATATTCGTTTCGATCCTTCTATTCCTACGCCAGAGTCTGTTCTGGGTTATCAGGTAGGCGATTGGCATGTTCGCCATGATCAGCTTGTTAGCTACATGAAATTGTTAGCTGAAAAAAGTGAGCGCATAAACATTGAGGTGATTGGTTACAGTCATGAACAACGTCCGTTATTATTATTAACGATCGCTAATCCAGCACGCCTAAATAACATTGAAACTGTGCGTAAACAGCACTTAGCACAATCAATCGAAGGTACTGAAATCAATGCTGATGCACCTGTAATCACGTGGATGGGCTATAGTGTGCATGGCAACGAAGCCAGTGGCAGTAATGCTGCGTTATTAGTTGCCTATTACCTTGCTGCAGCGCAAGGTGAAAAAATTAATCGCTTATTAGACGAAACAGTTATTTTGTTAGATCCTGCATTAAACCCAGATGGTTTAGCGCGATTTGCACAGTGGGTGAACAGTCACAAAGGCAAAAACTTAGTCGCAGATGAAAACCACAGAGAGCACAATGAGGCTTGGCCGAGCGGCAGAACAAATCACTATTTTACAGACTTAAACCGAGACTGGTTGTTGCTTCAGCACCCAGAGTCGCAGGCGCGTATTGCTAAGTATCATCAATGGATGCCTCATGTATTAACTGACTTTCATGAAATGGGTCCACACAGCACTTATTTTTTCCAACCGGGTATTCCATCGCGTAAGTTTCCACTTACTCCTGAGCAAAATGTAGAACTAACAAAAGAAATAGCGACCTTTCACGCAGCCGCATTAGATCAACAAGGTGAGCTGTATTTTACCGAGGAAAGCTTTGATGACTTTTATATTGGTAAGGGTTCTACTTATCCTGATATTCACGGCACCATTGGTATTTTGTTTGAGCAAGGCAGTGCACGAGGCCACAAGCATGAAACTATCAATGGTGTACGCGAGTTTTATGATGCTGTAAAAAACCAATTAACGACTTCTTTATCTACTTTTGATGCGGTTGTATCGGGCAAGCAAGGTTTGCTGTCTTACCAGCAGAAGTTTTATCAAGATACCGCAAAGCTTGCGAAAAAAGATAAAGTAAAAGGCTATGTAGTTGCAGCTGGTAACGACAAGTCACGTTATGAGTTATTTTTGTCGCTATTGCAGCAGCATCAGATTAAGGCATACCCGCTTAGTAAAGACATTAGCGTTAACAAGCAAGATTTCTCTGCTAATAGCAGTGTTTATATTCCGCTAAATCAGCCTCAATATCGCTTAATTAAAGGCGCGTTTTTAGAGCAAACAAGCTTTAACGATAATACCTTTTATGATGTTTCAGGTTGGAACTTAGCGCATTCATTTAACCTTGAATTTTCTGCTGTAACCTCAACCCGCGGTATTAAATACCAAGACTCATGGCAGCCAGCTAATCAAACTGAAAACCAGAGCCTAGCTTCAAGCTATGCATTTGCCTTTGAATGGAACGATTATCTAGCACCTAAACTGCTATCACAGTTACAGCAAAATGGTGTTATTGCTCGAGCGGCAATGAAACCATTTACCGCATCTACTGCTAATGGTGAACAACGCTTTGCTGCTGGCGCAATTATTATCGCTAAGGGTCTGCAACAAGATGCTGATTGGTTTGACAAAGTTCAGCAATTAGCTAGCAATTCACCGGTAAAAGTACATCAAATATCATCGGGATTAACAGCGCAAGGTGTTGATATTGGCTCGCGCAATATCGTGCCGTTAAAAACACCAAAAGTATTACTATTAGGCGGTAAAGGTACCAGCCAATATGAAGTAGGTGAAGTTTGGTATTACCTTGACCGTTATTTAGATATTGCAGCTACTTTGGTTGATTTAGATCGTTTGGAACGCATTGATTTAGCATCTTACACCCATGTTATTTTAACTAATGGCAGTTTTTCCACTGTAAATGCAAAAATGGTTGAAAAGCTAAAGTATTGGGTGCAACACGGTGGTGTAATTTGGGGTCATAAATCGGGCGCTAAATTCTTAGCGGACAAAGGTATTTTGAAAGCCGAATATCTTTCAAGCAATGACATGGCAAAAGCTTTTCCAACCGATAATTTGAGTTACGCTGATAAAGATAGTTACCATGGTGATAAACGAATTGCAGGTGCTATTTTTAATGCGAATATCGATTTAAGCCATCCATTAAGCTTCTCATTTGAGCGTAACACATTGCCAGTATTTAAAAATAGCACCTTTGTTTTAAAGCCAAGTGAAAAACCGTTTGTAAATGTTGCAACCTACACTAAAACACCGCTATTAGCGGGTTTTAGTCATGAGCTAAACAATCAGCAAATAGCCGGTGCCGGCGTTTTAATGGCGCATAACTATGGTAAGGGCAAAGTGATTGCAATGTCAGATAATCCAGTGTTTCGTAGTTATTGGTATGGCACAAGCCGCTTACTAAGTAATGCTATTTTCTTTGGTCATGCGATTGATGCTAAATAA
- the nfuA gene encoding Fe-S biogenesis protein NfuA yields the protein MITISEAAQSHFAKLLADQAEGTNIRVFVVNPGTTQAECGVSYCPADAVEETDIKLPFNGFDAVVDEESAPFLEEADIDFVTDKMGSQLTLKAPNAKAKKLSDDASLQERVQHMIETEINPQLANHGGQVNLVEITKDGIAVVQFGGGCNGCSMIDVTLKDGIETQMVAKFDEITGVRDITEHQSGEHSYY from the coding sequence ATGATTACCATTTCTGAGGCAGCACAAAGCCACTTTGCCAAACTGCTAGCAGATCAAGCTGAAGGCACTAACATTCGCGTTTTTGTGGTTAACCCAGGTACAACACAAGCCGAGTGTGGCGTGTCATATTGTCCGGCAGATGCCGTTGAAGAAACGGACATTAAGTTACCATTTAATGGATTCGATGCCGTTGTTGACGAAGAAAGCGCACCGTTTTTAGAAGAAGCCGATATTGATTTTGTTACTGACAAAATGGGCTCACAACTAACGCTAAAAGCACCAAACGCAAAAGCGAAAAAGCTAAGTGATGACGCGTCACTGCAAGAGCGTGTGCAACATATGATTGAAACAGAAATTAACCCACAACTAGCGAATCACGGTGGTCAGGTTAACTTAGTTGAAATCACCAAAGACGGTATTGCCGTAGTCCAGTTTGGTGGTGGTTGTAATGGCTGTTCAATGATTGATGTAACACTTAAAGATGGCATTGAAACGCAAATGGTTGCTAAGTTTGATGAAATCACAGGTGTACGTGATATTACTGAACACCAGTCTGGCGAGCATTCATATTACTAA
- a CDS encoding MATE family efflux transporter, giving the protein MKNFFTRHKSFHVGLLVLAWPMIVSNISVPLLGLVDTGVIGHLSDASFLAGVALGSMVINLLFWLAGFLRMSTTGLVAQAYGKDNKNGLLQELKRAALFAFAVALLLLAISPVISHFMGLFLSGSDAAIKHAQTYFNIRIFSAPAALLNIVLLAWMLGTQYSKGTLMIVLVTNVANIVLDIVFVVGFDWQVEGAALASVCADYIGLIAAVLLLKARFAKHGLSFSALLKISLDGLTSALKLNRDIFIRSLFLQLCFAFMTYYGGFLGDATLAANAVLLNFLLLVSFALDGIAYAVEAKVGQAKGRKKAQAIHLWVVIGRFWAFIFACLYSVMFLLLGSWIISVLTDLPNVLATAEKFLIWSIILPPIASFCFLYDGVFVGLTRAKEMRNTMIFSALVGFAGVFAVSYPLGNHGLWLAMTCFMALRGLTLAKKYHDFWRSRQLLQ; this is encoded by the coding sequence ATGAAAAACTTTTTTACTCGTCATAAATCGTTCCATGTTGGGCTGTTAGTACTCGCTTGGCCGATGATTGTATCAAACATTAGTGTACCACTTCTCGGTTTGGTAGATACAGGTGTAATCGGCCATCTCAGTGACGCTAGCTTTTTAGCCGGCGTGGCACTTGGCAGCATGGTTATCAATTTACTTTTCTGGCTCGCAGGTTTTTTACGTATGAGCACAACCGGCTTGGTTGCGCAGGCTTACGGCAAAGACAATAAAAATGGTTTACTGCAAGAGCTAAAGCGCGCAGCACTATTTGCGTTCGCTGTTGCGCTATTGTTACTAGCAATAAGCCCTGTGATCAGCCATTTTATGGGGCTATTTTTATCGGGCAGTGATGCCGCGATAAAGCACGCACAAACGTATTTTAATATTCGTATTTTTAGCGCACCTGCCGCATTACTCAATATTGTGTTATTGGCGTGGATGTTAGGCACGCAATACAGTAAAGGCACGTTAATGATCGTGCTGGTGACCAATGTCGCCAATATTGTTCTCGATATTGTATTTGTAGTGGGTTTTGACTGGCAGGTTGAAGGCGCTGCACTTGCTTCGGTATGCGCCGATTACATTGGTTTAATAGCAGCTGTGTTGTTGCTTAAAGCACGTTTTGCTAAGCATGGATTATCGTTCTCCGCGCTTTTAAAAATATCACTCGACGGCCTAACTAGTGCGCTTAAGTTAAATCGAGATATCTTTATTCGTTCACTGTTTTTGCAGCTTTGCTTTGCCTTTATGACTTACTATGGCGGTTTTTTAGGGGATGCAACGCTTGCTGCAAATGCTGTATTACTTAACTTCTTATTGTTAGTAAGTTTCGCATTAGATGGTATTGCCTATGCTGTAGAAGCTAAAGTGGGTCAAGCGAAAGGGCGCAAAAAGGCGCAAGCAATTCATCTTTGGGTTGTTATCGGGCGCTTTTGGGCCTTTATATTTGCCTGCTTATACAGCGTAATGTTTTTGCTGCTAGGTAGCTGGATTATCAGTGTGTTAACTGACCTGCCGAATGTATTGGCGACCGCCGAGAAGTTTTTAATTTGGTCTATTATTTTACCGCCAATCGCTAGCTTTTGCTTTTTGTACGATGGAGTGTTCGTTGGCTTAACCAGAGCAAAAGAAATGCGTAATACCATGATTTTTTCAGCACTTGTTGGCTTTGCAGGAGTATTTGCCGTTAGCTATCCTTTGGGTAATCACGGGTTATGGCTGGCTATGACGTGTTTTATGGCGTTAAGAGGATTAACGCTGGCTAAAAAATATCACGATTTTTGGCGCTCTCGCCAACTTTTGCAATAA
- a CDS encoding polysaccharide deacetylase family protein, giving the protein MTSKKVFHLFIGLWLICYFTFANAAVILQYHHVSETLPRVTSLSENEFSAHLSYLKDNNYSVVPLQHIIEAVKEQKSIPDKTVALTFDDGFINNFTQAAPILKRFNYPYTIFVNPQLIDEGKSYVMTWPQLKALTKEGAYIANHSAKHDYLHIREDNESLAQWRERIRNDITHSEQRIKQEIGHNFKYVAYPYGEFNRELQTLVKELGYVGIGQHSGAVGLSTDLTRVPRFPASGIYANLDTLKTKIASLPFSFNLDAQSVTTNSTPVLRLTFTEKDFNNSQFNCFISGNTAKITWQSENEVTVQSEGELNKGRSRYNCTAPSKSKAGRFYWLSHPFVIDK; this is encoded by the coding sequence ATGACGAGTAAAAAAGTTTTTCATTTATTTATTGGATTATGGTTAATCTGTTATTTTACGTTTGCTAATGCCGCTGTGATTTTACAATATCACCATGTATCAGAAACTTTACCACGTGTGACAAGCCTATCTGAAAATGAATTCAGCGCCCACTTAAGTTATTTAAAAGATAATAATTATAGTGTTGTTCCACTTCAGCACATTATTGAAGCAGTTAAAGAACAAAAGAGTATACCTGACAAAACAGTTGCACTCACATTTGACGATGGATTTATTAATAACTTCACGCAAGCAGCGCCCATTTTAAAGCGCTTTAACTATCCCTATACCATTTTTGTAAACCCACAACTGATAGATGAAGGTAAAAGCTATGTGATGACGTGGCCGCAGCTAAAAGCACTGACAAAAGAAGGTGCATACATTGCAAACCACAGCGCAAAGCACGATTACTTGCATATTCGCGAAGATAACGAGTCACTAGCGCAATGGCGAGAGAGAATACGCAACGATATTACGCATTCCGAACAACGTATTAAGCAGGAGATTGGCCACAACTTTAAGTATGTCGCGTATCCCTATGGTGAGTTTAATCGTGAATTACAAACGTTAGTAAAAGAGTTAGGCTATGTTGGTATTGGTCAGCATTCAGGCGCTGTTGGGTTAAGTACCGACTTAACGCGCGTGCCGCGCTTTCCGGCATCAGGGATCTATGCCAATTTAGACACATTAAAAACAAAAATCGCGAGTCTGCCGTTTTCATTTAACCTTGATGCACAATCGGTTACAACCAACTCGACACCAGTACTCAGATTAACCTTTACCGAGAAAGACTTTAACAACTCGCAATTCAATTGTTTTATCAGTGGTAACACAGCCAAAATTACTTGGCAAAGTGAAAATGAAGTGACTGTGCAAAGTGAAGGTGAGCTAAACAAAGGACGTTCGCGTTACAATTGTACTGCGCCAAGTAAATCTAAAGCGGGCCGATTTTACTGGCTATCTCACCCTTTCGTGATTGATAAATAG
- a CDS encoding protein-glutamate methylesterase/protein-glutamine glutaminase, with amino-acid sequence MIRVLVVDDSPLIRAVLTEVLQQAQDIEVIGTANDPYQARDLIKKLNPDVLTLDVEMPKMDGVSFLKNLMRLRPMPVVMISTLTQQGAPITLECLELGAVDFVAKPTQQVGDKLHGYAQTLHEKIRAAAKARVRAIKPVTPPVASVATGTFDNTKLVAIGASTGGTEAIKEVLTGLPDNFPPIVITQHIPPVFSASFAERMDRSVALTVKEAEDDEEIKPNHVYIAPGDYHLAVVSKGTKLMCKVVQSAPVNRHRPAVDVLFKSIAKLNLGKKVCASLLTGMGADGAAGLLKLKESDAYTLAQDEASSVVWGMPRAAVELDAAQKVLSLDSVANEIANWAKK; translated from the coding sequence ATGATCAGGGTTTTAGTAGTTGATGACTCACCATTGATTCGAGCGGTACTGACTGAGGTCTTACAGCAAGCACAGGATATTGAAGTAATTGGTACGGCAAATGATCCATATCAAGCAAGGGATCTAATTAAAAAACTTAATCCAGATGTGCTAACGCTCGATGTAGAAATGCCAAAAATGGACGGCGTGAGTTTTTTAAAAAACTTGATGCGACTAAGGCCAATGCCAGTTGTGATGATTTCGACCTTAACTCAGCAAGGCGCACCGATTACGCTTGAATGCTTAGAGTTAGGGGCCGTTGACTTTGTTGCTAAACCAACACAGCAAGTTGGTGACAAACTGCATGGTTACGCGCAAACCTTACACGAAAAAATAAGAGCGGCAGCAAAAGCTCGTGTACGAGCGATAAAACCCGTAACTCCCCCTGTGGCGAGTGTGGCTACGGGCACGTTTGATAATACTAAGCTGGTGGCAATTGGTGCATCAACCGGTGGCACTGAGGCAATTAAAGAAGTGTTAACCGGCTTGCCTGACAATTTCCCACCGATTGTTATTACTCAGCATATTCCACCTGTTTTTTCAGCCTCGTTTGCAGAGCGTATGGATCGTTCAGTCGCGTTAACGGTTAAAGAGGCGGAAGATGATGAGGAAATTAAGCCTAATCATGTTTATATCGCACCTGGCGATTACCACTTAGCGGTGGTTAGCAAAGGTACGAAACTGATGTGTAAAGTAGTTCAGTCAGCCCCTGTTAATCGTCATCGCCCAGCTGTCGATGTATTGTTTAAATCAATTGCTAAATTAAATTTGGGTAAAAAAGTGTGTGCGTCGTTACTTACCGGCATGGGGGCTGATGGTGCCGCTGGTTTGCTAAAGCTAAAAGAGAGTGATGCGTATACTTTGGCGCAAGATGAGGCATCGAGCGTGGTTTGGGGTATGCCGCGCGCTGCAGTCGAGTTGGACGCAGCGCAAAAAGTTCTTAGTTTAGATTCGGTTGCAAATGAAATTGCAAATTGGGCAAAAAAATGA
- the cheD gene encoding chemoreceptor glutamine deamidase CheD encodes MNENFKQCLNGFENIKRYWDRGRDAVVAKILPGEVYVTKQNELISTVLGSCISACVYDYKMGIGGMNHFMLPANNNASIDSLSCRYGNWAMEFLINEIIKNGGNRDNFKIKIFGGGKIIRGMGDIGEGNIIFVSQFLKNEGLQVESHDVGGPWPRKVLFNPTTGKAHVKKLRSMHNDTIQQREFKYLHEIEEQDTHTDIELF; translated from the coding sequence TTGAACGAGAATTTTAAGCAGTGCCTAAATGGCTTTGAAAACATAAAACGTTATTGGGATAGGGGCCGTGACGCCGTTGTCGCGAAAATTTTACCCGGCGAAGTGTATGTTACTAAACAAAATGAATTAATTTCTACGGTGCTGGGTTCGTGTATATCAGCATGTGTTTATGACTACAAAATGGGGATAGGTGGCATGAACCACTTTATGCTTCCAGCAAATAATAATGCGAGCATTGATAGTTTAAGCTGTCGCTATGGTAACTGGGCGATGGAGTTTTTGATTAATGAAATTATTAAAAATGGTGGCAATCGCGATAACTTTAAAATTAAAATTTTTGGTGGTGGTAAGATAATTCGCGGAATGGGCGACATTGGCGAAGGTAATATTATATTTGTGTCGCAATTTTTAAAAAATGAAGGACTGCAAGTTGAGTCCCATGATGTTGGTGGGCCTTGGCCGCGAAAAGTGCTGTTTAATCCCACTACAGGCAAAGCACACGTAAAAAAACTTCGAAGTATGCATAACGACACAATTCAACAACGTGAATTTAAATATCTTCACGAAATTGAAGAGCAAGATACGCATACTGATATCGAGCTATTTTAG
- a CDS encoding CheR family methyltransferase, with translation MAKEFLLTDQEFELIAKMVYEACGIVLGSHKREMVYSRLARRIRALNLASFAQYITYLDQHKRDEFSHFINAITTNLTSFFREPYHFDFLRETLIPQILERNKSSRRVRIWSAGCSTGEEPYTIAMTLADKFPSNWDVKILATDLDSNVLAKASAGEYAENSITGLDNGLKKRFFLRNKQSGLFKVRPELRDKIYFKRLNLLQEWPMKGEFDVIFCRNVVIYFDQPTKELLFQRYAAQLCSQGHLFLGHSESMNKTQTEFVALGKTMYRKVL, from the coding sequence GTGGCGAAGGAATTTCTGCTAACAGATCAAGAGTTTGAGTTGATCGCGAAAATGGTTTATGAAGCCTGTGGTATTGTGCTTGGTAGCCATAAACGCGAAATGGTTTATTCTCGTTTGGCGCGCCGTATTCGTGCATTAAATTTGGCAAGTTTTGCACAGTATATTACTTACCTTGATCAGCATAAACGTGACGAGTTTAGTCATTTTATTAATGCAATCACCACCAATTTAACTTCATTTTTTCGTGAACCGTATCATTTCGATTTTTTGCGTGAAACGCTTATTCCTCAAATTCTTGAACGCAATAAAAGCTCAAGGCGAGTAAGAATATGGTCTGCTGGCTGCTCGACAGGTGAAGAGCCTTATACAATAGCGATGACTTTGGCTGATAAGTTTCCGTCTAATTGGGATGTAAAGATATTAGCAACGGACTTAGATTCAAATGTACTGGCGAAAGCAAGCGCAGGTGAATACGCAGAAAACTCAATTACGGGTTTAGATAATGGCTTAAAAAAACGCTTTTTTCTGCGCAATAAGCAAAGTGGCCTGTTTAAAGTGAGGCCTGAATTGAGGGATAAAATTTACTTTAAGCGACTTAACTTATTACAAGAGTGGCCTATGAAAGGTGAATTTGATGTGATTTTTTGTCGTAATGTGGTCATCTACTTTGATCAGCCAACAAAAGAACTGTTATTTCAACGCTATGCTGCTCAGCTATGTTCACAAGGTCATTTATTTTTAGGCCATTCAGAAAGTATGAATAAGACACAAACGGAATTTGTAGCGCTTGGTAAAACCATGTACAGGAAGGTACTTTGA